In Chloroflexota bacterium, the genomic stretch GCGAAGGTATCTGGGCTTCCGACAGCCAGGGGATCACCCTCTTTGTCAACCAGTACATGGCGGAGATGCTGGGCTATACTGTGGCGGAGATGGAGGGCAAATTCTTCTTTGACTTCATTGGCGAGGAAGAAAAAGTGAGGGCACTGGCGTGGCAAGAGGATCTTAAGAGAGGTATCAGTGGGCAATACGAGCTGAAGATGCAGCGCAAGGACGGCACCGAGTTTTGGTCCTGGGTAAGTGCATCCCCTCTACGAGATGCGAAGGGAAGATACATTGGCCATCTGGGGATGTTCACCGACATCACTGAGCGCAAGAAGGCAGAACTGCTGAAAGACGAATTCCTCGGACTCATATCTCATGAGCTCCGAACACCACTCACCATAGTGATGGGTTCAATCTACACTGCCATGAGTAACGGCATGTCATCCGAAGATGTGCGTGGCCTTCTCGAGAACGCGGCTGATGGCGCAGAATCACTGTCACAGATATTGGAGAACTTGCTGGAGTTGACCAGGGCTCAGGCTGGCCGTCTCCAAATCCGAAAGGAATCGGTCGACGTGGTGGAGGTCGCCCACCAGATGGTAGCAAAGCTCAAGAGCAGGTCTGGCACACGTCGGTTTTCGCTAAACATAACGGACGATCTCCCAGATGTTGTAGCTGATCGAGTACGAGTGGAACGTATAATCCATAATCTACTGGATAATGCGGTGAAGTATTCCCCTGACGGAAGCGAAATAAGAGTCTTCGGCCGCTGCCAGGAAGACTGCATCGTCGTTGGGGTCAGCGATCAAGGTAGAGGCATATCTCCTCACGACCAGGACAGACTATTTCAACCCTTCGAGAGGCTTTCCAACCCATCTGCTAATCCCTCACCGGGAACAGGGCTCGGGCTGGTGGTATGCAAGCGGCTGGTGGAAGCTCATGGCGGCCAAATCTGGGTGGAATCGGAGCTAGGCCAAGGCTCAACCTTCTTCTTCACGCTACCTCGCGGCCAAAGGCGGCCCAGGTAGTTTCGCCTGTTCCCGCTATGTTGTTTGACCCAAGATAGCCTTGATTCTCTTCACAAGTTCGTCAGGATTGAATGGTTTGGCTATGAAGTCACTGGCCCCGAGGTGCAGAGCTTCCTCACAAGCATCCGCCCTAGCAGTCAGAACAATGACCGGTAGATTCGAGACACAGTGCAACCTCCTCAACACCTCAAAGCCGTCGATAATGGGCATTATGAGATCGAGCACCATAATATCGGGGCTTGCAGACTCAGTCAACCTTAGGCCT encodes the following:
- a CDS encoding PAS domain S-box protein, with the protein product MTGANRVRVLLIEDNPGDVRLVQEMLRETASNFEIDVAETLAAGLQSLASKEVNVVLLDLGLPDSYGLDTLTKLQTKASHLPIVVMTSVEDEALALRAVQKGAEDYLVKGQMEKGALRRALLYAVERKRMKTALAQSEERYRQIVETASEGIWASDSQGITLFVNQYMAEMLGYTVAEMEGKFFFDFIGEEEKVRALAWQEDLKRGISGQYELKMQRKDGTEFWSWVSASPLRDAKGRYIGHLGMFTDITERKKAELLKDEFLGLISHELRTPLTIVMGSIYTAMSNGMSSEDVRGLLENAADGAESLSQILENLLELTRAQAGRLQIRKESVDVVEVAHQMVAKLKSRSGTRRFSLNITDDLPDVVADRVRVERIIHNLLDNAVKYSPDGSEIRVFGRCQEDCIVVGVSDQGRGISPHDQDRLFQPFERLSNPSANPSPGTGLGLVVCKRLVEAHGGQIWVESELGQGSTFFFTLPRGQRRPR
- a CDS encoding response regulator, encoding MDERTGQKRVLIVDDDERIVRFLGLKLKIAGYDVITAANGDEGLRLTESASPDIMVLDLIMPIIDGFEVLRRLHCVSNLPVIVLTARADACEEALHLGASDFIAKPFNPDELVKRIKAILGQTT